One genomic segment of Paenibacillus xylanexedens includes these proteins:
- a CDS encoding PadR family transcriptional regulator, with protein sequence MSIQIFILGALSEGNYYPYDIKKRIGKHLDQTDAKITEGTIYYNFEVLLKKGLIDKVETIQSENRPDKTTYGITEKGRIFLEESIYKAFQKFTNVESLYAALVHLDKVDNQKLAYLIMDIIEKLDRKLEYIDLHRHDEIDAQEDLKDALLLMRDHAYHSIHNDMLWLRKLLDHVQGRVLKST encoded by the coding sequence ATGTCGATTCAAATATTTATACTTGGTGCACTTAGTGAAGGTAATTATTATCCCTATGATATTAAGAAACGAATTGGCAAACATCTGGATCAAACGGATGCTAAGATTACCGAAGGCACCATATATTATAATTTTGAAGTATTACTGAAGAAGGGTCTGATTGATAAGGTAGAAACAATACAATCGGAAAATAGACCAGACAAAACAACATATGGAATTACTGAGAAAGGACGAATATTTCTGGAAGAGAGTATATACAAGGCGTTCCAGAAGTTTACGAACGTGGAATCCTTATACGCTGCATTGGTACATCTGGATAAGGTGGATAATCAGAAGCTCGCTTATTTAATTATGGATATCATTGAAAAGTTGGATAGGAAGCTTGAATATATCGATCTTCATAGGCATGATGAGATTGATGCGCAAGAGGACTTAAAAGATGCACTGTTATTGATGAGAGATCATGCCTACCACTCAATTCATAATGATATGCTCTGGCTTAGGAAACTGTTGGATCATGTTCAGGGTAGAGTATTAAAAAGCACATGA
- a CDS encoding cytochrome P450, which yields MRPTKEAKRVTKSSIISLSEITNFQSKEEEFSPYRWYRRMLDQEPVIYNEETDSWHVFKYDLVKTVLNDHEHFSSVRKRSISSVGYSSSEEEGTDSEHHIPDKLDIHNVDPPEHRKRRSLLASAFTPRSLKLWEPRIEAVAEELIREFEHQSEVDIIKAYTSTFPIIIMSDLLGIPSNDHHLFKGWVDTMFMPSTDATFDQINQLKKIAGEEYFKYLYPFVVSKRSNLGEDIISDLIQVEHDGEHFTDEEIVRTTMFILGAGIETTSNLLANSFYALLYDQPELYVELRDNLELVPAAVEEMLRYRFHISKMDRMVKEDNDLLGVKMKKGDAIVAWMSAANMDENMFEDPFKLNIHRSNNNKQLAFGFGTHFCLGAPLARLEGKIVLTTFLKTFNKIEPVDGFILEDNLTPSAAGQSLIRLPLKLYK from the coding sequence ATGAGACCAACCAAGGAGGCGAAACGAGTGACGAAGAGTTCTATTATTTCTCTGTCCGAAATCACGAATTTCCAATCAAAAGAAGAAGAATTCAGTCCCTACCGTTGGTATCGAAGAATGCTGGATCAGGAACCTGTCATCTACAATGAAGAGACCGATTCCTGGCATGTATTCAAGTATGATCTGGTAAAAACCGTGCTTAATGATCATGAGCACTTCTCCAGTGTGAGAAAAAGATCTATTTCTAGCGTGGGATATTCAAGTAGTGAAGAAGAAGGCACGGATAGCGAGCATCATATACCGGACAAGCTAGATATACACAATGTAGACCCCCCGGAACATCGCAAGCGGCGATCCTTACTTGCAAGTGCATTTACGCCAAGAAGTCTGAAGCTTTGGGAACCGAGAATTGAAGCCGTGGCCGAAGAGTTGATCAGAGAATTTGAACATCAATCGGAAGTGGATATTATCAAAGCATACACTAGTACGTTTCCTATCATTATCATGTCTGATCTACTTGGCATTCCATCAAATGATCATCATCTATTCAAGGGCTGGGTGGATACCATGTTTATGCCCTCTACCGATGCCACCTTTGATCAAATTAACCAATTAAAAAAAATTGCTGGTGAAGAATATTTTAAGTACTTATATCCTTTCGTCGTGTCCAAGCGATCTAATCTGGGAGAAGACATCATATCAGACTTAATCCAGGTTGAGCACGATGGCGAACACTTTACAGATGAAGAGATTGTACGTACCACCATGTTCATTTTGGGAGCTGGCATCGAAACGACTAGTAATTTGCTAGCCAACTCTTTCTATGCCCTTTTATATGATCAACCGGAATTGTATGTCGAACTCAGGGATAACCTTGAGCTGGTTCCTGCTGCGGTAGAAGAAATGCTGAGATATCGCTTTCACATCAGTAAAATGGACCGCATGGTCAAAGAGGATAACGATCTGCTTGGAGTTAAGATGAAAAAAGGAGACGCCATCGTAGCATGGATGAGCGCAGCCAATATGGATGAGAATATGTTCGAAGATCCGTTCAAACTTAATATTCATCGCTCAAACAATAACAAACAACTTGCATTTGGTTTTGGTACGCACTTCTGTCTGGGAGCACCCTTGGCACGCTTGGAGGGCAAAATTGTACTGACTACATTTTTAAAAACTTTCAACAAAATTGAGCCAGTGGATGGATTCATACTAGAAGATAATCTTACTCCTTCTGCCGCAGGACAATCTTTAATAAGACTACCTTTAAAGTTGTATAAGTAA
- a CDS encoding TrmH family RNA methyltransferase, protein MDIVSPQNTRVKEWAQLLEKKHRTRQHKYIIEGIHLVQEALRARADLECIVYDGEQGVPSELAGLENPLQRVEWVSVSPAVIAKCTDTMTPQPVFAIVRKGSEPLESLITGARGLVVVLDGVQDPGNVGTIIRSADAAGAAGVVLGAGCADVYNPKTIRSTMGSLFHLPIVEGQLESLLPEAKAAGVKLVSTSLQAEHSCYSYDFTQSVWLVIGNEGKGISDATARLVDDAITIPMQGQAESLNAAMAATILLFEAMRQRML, encoded by the coding sequence ATGGATATTGTATCACCGCAAAATACACGTGTAAAAGAATGGGCGCAGTTGCTGGAGAAAAAGCATCGTACCCGTCAACATAAATATATCATTGAAGGCATTCATCTGGTACAGGAAGCACTGCGTGCCAGAGCAGATCTGGAGTGCATCGTGTACGATGGAGAGCAAGGCGTACCTAGCGAACTGGCTGGACTTGAGAACCCGCTACAGCGTGTGGAGTGGGTTAGTGTATCTCCAGCGGTTATCGCCAAATGTACGGATACGATGACGCCACAGCCTGTATTCGCGATTGTGCGTAAAGGCAGTGAGCCACTGGAAAGCCTAATTACCGGAGCGCGTGGGCTTGTTGTTGTGCTGGATGGGGTGCAGGACCCAGGGAATGTCGGGACAATCATCCGTAGTGCGGACGCAGCTGGAGCCGCGGGGGTTGTACTTGGTGCTGGCTGTGCTGATGTATATAACCCGAAGACGATTCGTTCGACGATGGGGTCATTGTTTCATTTGCCCATTGTGGAGGGCCAGTTGGAATCCTTGCTTCCCGAAGCGAAGGCTGCGGGCGTGAAGCTGGTAAGTACTTCTTTGCAGGCAGAGCATTCATGTTATAGTTATGATTTTACGCAGTCGGTATGGCTTGTCATTGGTAACGAAGGCAAAGGCATCTCGGATGCTACGGCACGTTTGGTGGATGATGCGATTACGATCCCGATGCAGGGACAGGCAGAGTCGCTCAACGCGGCGATGGCGGCAACGATTTTGTTATTTGAGGCGATGAGACAGCGGATGTTGTAG